One window of the Mycobacterium haemophilum DSM 44634 genome contains the following:
- a CDS encoding sigma-70 family RNA polymerase sigma factor, translating to MYWCSVSDPAPRTGNPDRRTTVPAQQDFIERAAPFRSELIAHCYRMLGSVHDAEDLVQETYLRGWRGYPEFEERAALRTWLYRIATTACLRALEHRARRVLPAGLGPPAAASVDPDASLDGNGGTHRWLEPIPDALLRETPETAFAVRQSVRLAVMTALHELPARQRAVLILRDVVQFSAAEVAELLETTPTAVNSSLQRARARLAEVSATEEDAVEPDWDNPAERRALLDRYCAAFENADMAALTKLLQADVKLEMPPLPVWFTGRDTVLRFLSARAFAKRGDVALIPTAANAQPAVAEYRRSAGSSDHVMRAHSIHVLTPGTAALTVFLDPALFSAFGLPLSR from the coding sequence CTGTACTGGTGTAGCGTTTCGGACCCCGCGCCACGGACAGGGAACCCAGATAGGAGAACGACCGTGCCGGCTCAGCAGGATTTCATCGAGCGGGCGGCGCCGTTTCGTAGCGAGTTGATCGCGCACTGTTACCGCATGCTCGGTTCGGTGCACGACGCCGAGGACCTTGTCCAGGAGACCTACCTGCGCGGCTGGCGTGGCTACCCGGAGTTCGAGGAACGCGCGGCGCTGCGGACCTGGCTGTATCGGATCGCGACGACCGCGTGCCTGCGGGCGCTAGAACACCGAGCCCGCCGGGTACTGCCCGCCGGGCTAGGCCCACCGGCTGCAGCCTCGGTCGACCCGGATGCCAGTCTCGACGGCAATGGCGGCACCCATCGGTGGCTAGAACCGATCCCCGACGCCTTGCTGCGAGAGACCCCAGAGACGGCCTTCGCCGTCCGGCAAAGTGTGCGTCTGGCTGTGATGACGGCCCTGCACGAGCTGCCGGCGCGGCAGCGAGCCGTGTTGATCCTGCGCGACGTCGTACAGTTCAGCGCCGCCGAAGTTGCCGAGCTCCTAGAAACCACGCCCACCGCGGTCAACAGCTCGTTGCAGCGGGCCCGCGCCCGCCTCGCCGAGGTCTCCGCCACCGAGGAAGACGCGGTCGAGCCCGACTGGGACAATCCGGCCGAACGGCGTGCATTGCTGGACCGCTACTGTGCGGCGTTTGAAAACGCGGATATGGCCGCCCTTACCAAGCTGCTGCAAGCCGACGTCAAACTCGAAATGCCGCCGCTGCCGGTGTGGTTCACCGGTCGAGACACTGTGCTGCGCTTCCTTTCCGCCCGTGCTTTCGCCAAGCGGGGCGACGTGGCGCTGATCCCGACCGCTGCAAACGCACAGCCCGCTGTTGCCGAATACCGCCGCAGCGCCGGCAGCTCCGACCACGTCATGCGGGCCCATTCCATTCACGTCCTCACTCCCGGCACCGCTGCCCTCACCGTCTTTCTCGATCCGGCGCTGTTTAGCGCGTTCGGTTTGCCGTTGAGCCGGTGA
- a CDS encoding aldehyde dehydrogenase family protein — MVCLDALGPGGEYRTRNREVVMSTAGEPVAALSIVPLLYVSRSISAQRKIRPLPVAQREAALTSAADAFESAVIAELDFDTYVELASRISGLPIAVTRAGANSVVRAVAAAFDAVRPARPTGAAFDWREENTRNCGAVWTRRGEVLAVQAAGNGPGIHGLWPQALALGYRVAVRPSCREPLTAHRLVNALRQAGFRPEDVVYLPTDHRGADEIIRLADLAMVYGGQDVVDKYANDPRVLVNGPGRAKILISADRDWRDYIDIIVDSIASLGGMACVNTTAVLYEGDPAPLAAAIVERLARIEPLPAHDERAILPTQPIDAARALAGYLAINAAGTTALLGADQVVAPLSDGCAALRPAVHLMAEPDSATLVDKLNVELPFPCVWISPWSRSVGLEPLRRSLVVTAITGEEQLIDDLLAEPTISNVYSGHHSTCYAAPDIPHDGFLADALMRTKGFIRD; from the coding sequence CTGGTGTGCCTAGATGCACTCGGCCCCGGCGGAGAATACCGGACCCGCAATCGCGAAGTCGTCATGAGTACCGCCGGTGAGCCGGTCGCCGCGTTGAGCATAGTACCGTTGCTATATGTTTCGCGCAGCATCAGTGCGCAACGCAAGATCAGACCGCTTCCGGTCGCACAGCGCGAAGCGGCGTTGACCAGCGCGGCCGATGCCTTCGAGTCCGCGGTCATCGCGGAACTGGACTTCGACACCTATGTCGAATTGGCCAGCCGGATTTCGGGATTACCGATCGCGGTGACCCGCGCCGGTGCCAACAGCGTGGTGCGCGCCGTTGCAGCGGCATTCGATGCGGTGCGGCCGGCTCGGCCGACCGGCGCGGCGTTCGACTGGCGCGAGGAGAACACCCGCAACTGCGGCGCGGTGTGGACGCGGCGCGGGGAAGTGTTGGCGGTGCAGGCCGCTGGAAACGGTCCGGGCATTCACGGTCTGTGGCCCCAGGCGCTCGCGCTGGGATATCGGGTGGCGGTGCGCCCGTCGTGCCGCGAGCCGCTGACCGCCCACCGCCTGGTCAACGCTCTGCGCCAAGCGGGGTTTCGTCCCGAAGACGTGGTCTATCTGCCCACCGATCATCGCGGGGCAGACGAGATCATTCGGTTGGCCGACCTCGCCATGGTGTACGGAGGTCAGGACGTTGTGGACAAATACGCGAACGATCCACGCGTGCTGGTGAACGGGCCAGGACGCGCGAAGATCCTGATCAGCGCCGACCGGGATTGGCGCGACTACATCGACATCATCGTCGACTCAATCGCCAGCCTAGGCGGAATGGCGTGCGTCAACACCACCGCGGTGCTCTACGAAGGAGACCCGGCCCCGTTGGCCGCGGCAATCGTCGAGCGGCTGGCTCGGATTGAGCCGCTGCCGGCGCACGATGAGCGAGCGATACTGCCCACCCAACCCATCGACGCGGCGCGCGCCCTGGCGGGCTACCTGGCTATCAATGCCGCGGGAACGACGGCGCTGCTCGGTGCCGATCAGGTCGTCGCCCCGCTAAGTGACGGCTGTGCTGCGTTGCGCCCAGCCGTGCATCTGATGGCCGAGCCCGATTCGGCCACGCTGGTCGACAAGCTCAACGTCGAGTTGCCATTCCCGTGTGTGTGGATATCGCCGTGGTCGCGCAGTGTTGGTCTAGAACCGTTGCGGCGTTCGTTGGTCGTCACCGCGATCACCGGCGAGGAACAGCTAATCGACGACCTACTCGCCGAACCGACGATCAGCAACGTTTACAGCGGCCACCACTCAACCTGCTACGCAGCACCGGACATCCCGCACGACGGGTTCCTGGCTGACGCTCTCATGCGCACCAAGGGCTTCATCAGAGACTGA
- a CDS encoding SDR family NAD(P)-dependent oxidoreductase, whose product MIAQALRTATDTLVNPARVSDPDKLRRAVSGKTVLVTGASYGIGEATARKLAAAGATVLVVARSADRLFDLAASINAGGGRAFAYPTDLTEEAAVNRLSKQITEAHGPLDILINNAGKSLRRSLHHQYDRAHDFRRTIDINYLGPIWLLLGVLPAMRKNGGGHIVNISSVAVRLAPGPQWGAYQASKGAFDRWLRSVAPELHADGVDVTSVYFALVRTRMIEPTPILRRLPGLYPDEAADAIAKAIIERPRTNEPPWVRPTELASVLLAGPADRAARLWHRRFFADLGSARKDS is encoded by the coding sequence GTGATAGCGCAAGCCTTGAGGACAGCCACCGATACCTTGGTTAACCCAGCGCGGGTATCGGATCCCGATAAGTTGCGCAGGGCCGTTTCCGGCAAGACCGTGCTGGTGACTGGCGCGTCGTATGGAATTGGCGAGGCGACCGCCCGCAAGCTGGCCGCGGCAGGAGCGACCGTGCTGGTAGTTGCCCGCTCGGCGGACCGGCTCTTCGACCTTGCTGCCTCGATCAACGCGGGTGGCGGACGAGCGTTCGCCTACCCGACCGATCTGACCGAGGAAGCCGCCGTCAACAGGCTGTCCAAGCAGATCACCGAGGCCCATGGCCCGCTGGACATCCTCATCAACAACGCCGGTAAATCGTTGCGCCGGTCCCTGCATCACCAGTACGACCGTGCCCATGATTTTCGACGCACCATCGATATCAATTACCTGGGGCCGATTTGGCTGCTGCTCGGTGTGTTACCGGCTATGCGCAAGAACGGCGGCGGGCACATCGTGAACATTTCAAGCGTCGCCGTGCGCCTGGCGCCCGGCCCACAGTGGGGCGCCTACCAGGCCTCCAAAGGGGCTTTTGATCGCTGGCTACGCAGCGTGGCACCGGAACTGCACGCCGACGGCGTGGATGTCACGTCGGTCTACTTCGCCTTGGTCCGTACCCGGATGATCGAGCCGACGCCGATCCTGCGCCGACTGCCGGGCTTGTATCCCGATGAGGCGGCCGACGCGATCGCCAAAGCGATCATCGAGCGGCCCCGTACGAACGAACCGCCCTGGGTGCGGCCGACCGAGTTGGCCTCGGTGCTGCTGGCCGGGCCCGCCGATCGCGCGGCCCGGCTGTGGCACCGCCGGTTTTTCGCCGACCTCGGCAGCGCGCGAAAGGACTCGTAA
- a CDS encoding cation-translocating P-type ATPase, giving the protein MKIPQVTDLVGSVVGGVTGGAAQVVRAGAHAAAGAADTVQMLASPVVEFAGPLVQSVAQSTGRALGSGHSSNSPNGSANRVEPPVRWHSGERVHLDLDPLLSFPRWHEHAAVVEEPVRRIPGVAKAHVEGSLGRLVIELDKDADSDVVLGRVRDVVVALAADLALTGPGSAPKVAPFADPGNPLAILVPLTAAAMDLVALSAAVTGWVARLPAAPQTTRAAAALVNHQPRMVSLLESRLGRVGTDIALSATTAAANGLTQAVGTPLLDLAQRGLQLSEAAAHRRVWRDREPQLASLKRPQAPVVPVISSAGAKSHAPRHNWAAAAAGEASHVVVGGSIDAAIDTAKGSMKGPVESYVDSAANGSLIAAASALLAGGGTEDAAGAILAGVPRAAHMGRQAFAAILGRGLANAGQLVLDPGALRRLDRVKVVVIDGAALRGDHRAVLLARGNAPGWDDDRVYEVADALLHGERAPEPDPDELPATGARLRWVPLQGPSATPAQGREHADLVVDGECVGGVDVGWEVDPYAIPLLQTAHRTGARVVLRHVAGTEDLSASVGATHPPGTPLLKLVRELRTDRGPVLLITAVHRDFASTDTLAALAIADVGVALDDPHAATPWTADIITGTDLAAAVRILSALPVARSASVSSVHLAQGGTTLAGLLLITGGAGSKAASPITLRRWFSPVNAAAATALVTGAVSANKVLRLPDPTPQPLTAWHALDPEIVYSRLAGGARPLAVEPGTPDWRRRLDDLSYTRALSPLRKPATNLARLAAATRHELADPLTPILAVGAAASAIVGSNVDALLVAGVMTVNAITGGVQRLRAEAAAAELFAEQDQLVRRVVVPAVATTRRRLEAAQHATRTVTVSAKSLRPGDVIDLAAPEVVPADARVLVAEDLEVDESLLTGESLPVDKRVDPVAVNDADRASMLFEGSAIVAGRARAIVVATGVGTAAHRAISAVADVETSAGVQARLRELTSKVLPLTLAGGAAVTGLALLRRASLRQAVADGVAIAVAAVPEGLPLVATLSQLAAAQRLTARGALVRSPRTIEALGRVDTICFDKTGTLTENRLRVVCAVPSTSRPHDPLPDTTDPRSAAVLRDAARASTQPHDGQGHAHATDEAILTAASSLNGHTDSDWTLLAEVPFESSRGYAAAIGTTGNGKAPMLMLKGAPEKILPRCRFADPEADVSHAESLVHNLAKQGLRVLAVAQRFWDHDTTDDDDTDAEAVDAAAHDLELIGYIGLADTARPSSRPLIEALVDAKRNVVLITGDHPITARAIAGQLGLPPDARVVTGAELIGLDEDACAKLAADVQVFARVSPEQKVQIVAALQRCGRVTAMVGDGANDAAAIRMADVGIGVSGRGSSAARGAADIVLTDDDLGVLLDALVEGRSMWAGVRDAVTILVGGNVGEVVFTIIGTAFGAGRAPVGTRQLLLVNLLTDMFPALAVAVTSQYEEPDEDEYQTDDEARRTHQREVLTGPTPSLDAPLMRQIVSRGVVTAAGATAAWAIGRWTPGTERRTATMGLTALVTTQLAQTLLARRHSPLVVATALGSAGVLIGIIQTPVISQFFGCTPLGPVAWSGVITATAGATAVSVLAPQWLNKAVGIVQPDQE; this is encoded by the coding sequence ATGAAGATTCCGCAGGTGACCGACCTGGTGGGCAGTGTGGTCGGTGGCGTGACCGGTGGAGCAGCGCAGGTGGTGCGGGCCGGGGCGCATGCGGCGGCTGGGGCTGCCGACACAGTGCAGATGCTGGCCAGCCCGGTCGTCGAGTTCGCTGGCCCGCTGGTGCAGTCGGTGGCTCAATCCACCGGCCGAGCGCTCGGGTCGGGCCATTCGTCGAATTCGCCGAATGGCTCCGCCAACCGGGTCGAGCCGCCGGTGCGCTGGCACAGCGGCGAGCGTGTGCACCTGGACCTGGATCCGCTGCTGTCGTTCCCCCGCTGGCACGAGCATGCAGCGGTCGTCGAGGAGCCGGTTCGCCGGATTCCGGGCGTGGCCAAGGCCCATGTCGAGGGCTCATTGGGCCGGTTAGTAATCGAACTCGACAAGGACGCGGATAGCGACGTTGTCTTGGGCAGGGTGCGTGACGTGGTTGTTGCCCTGGCCGCCGACTTAGCTTTGACCGGGCCGGGGTCGGCACCCAAGGTGGCGCCATTTGCCGACCCGGGTAACCCGCTGGCAATTCTGGTGCCGCTAACCGCCGCAGCAATGGACCTTGTCGCGTTGAGTGCCGCAGTTACCGGCTGGGTCGCCCGACTGCCCGCCGCGCCGCAAACTACCCGGGCCGCGGCAGCTCTGGTCAATCATCAACCGCGCATGGTGTCACTGCTGGAGTCACGATTGGGTCGAGTGGGCACCGATATTGCACTCAGCGCTACCACAGCGGCGGCGAACGGGCTGACCCAAGCGGTCGGCACACCGCTGCTGGATCTGGCGCAACGTGGCCTGCAGCTCTCCGAGGCGGCGGCTCACCGACGGGTGTGGCGAGACCGAGAGCCTCAACTGGCCTCACTCAAGCGGCCGCAAGCGCCGGTGGTCCCCGTGATCTCGTCGGCCGGAGCGAAATCGCATGCCCCGCGCCACAACTGGGCAGCCGCGGCGGCGGGTGAGGCGTCGCACGTCGTGGTCGGCGGATCAATCGACGCAGCAATCGACACCGCAAAAGGGTCCATGAAAGGACCTGTGGAGAGCTATGTCGATTCGGCGGCCAACGGTTCGTTGATTGCCGCGGCGAGCGCTTTGCTCGCCGGCGGTGGCACCGAAGACGCGGCCGGCGCGATCCTGGCCGGGGTGCCAAGAGCGGCGCATATGGGCCGGCAAGCGTTCGCGGCGATACTGGGTCGCGGGCTGGCCAACGCCGGGCAACTGGTGCTCGATCCAGGCGCGCTGCGCCGCCTGGACCGGGTGAAGGTGGTCGTCATCGACGGCGCCGCATTGCGTGGTGATCACCGCGCGGTGTTGCTTGCCCGGGGAAATGCGCCCGGCTGGGACGACGACCGCGTCTATGAGGTTGCCGACGCGCTGCTGCACGGTGAGCGGGCACCCGAGCCCGACCCCGACGAGTTGCCGGCCACTGGCGCGCGGCTGAGATGGGTGCCACTGCAGGGGCCGTCGGCAACGCCCGCCCAGGGCCGTGAGCACGCAGACTTGGTGGTCGATGGCGAGTGCGTCGGCGGTGTCGACGTCGGCTGGGAGGTCGACCCCTATGCGATCCCGCTGCTGCAGACCGCGCACCGAACTGGAGCGCGAGTGGTCTTGCGTCATGTAGCTGGCACCGAAGATCTTTCCGCCAGCGTCGGCGCGACGCATCCGCCAGGTACCCCGCTGCTGAAGTTGGTACGTGAGCTGCGCACCGATCGTGGGCCGGTGTTGCTGATCACCGCCGTGCACCGGGACTTCGCATCGACCGATACGCTGGCCGCACTTGCCATCGCCGACGTCGGGGTCGCCCTCGACGATCCCCATGCGGCTACACCGTGGACCGCGGACATCATCACCGGCACCGATTTGGCTGCGGCAGTGCGGATCCTGTCGGCGCTGCCCGTGGCCCGGTCGGCCAGTGTATCGTCGGTGCACCTTGCTCAGGGCGGCACCACCCTGGCCGGGCTGCTGCTGATCACCGGGGGCGCTGGCAGCAAAGCCGCTAGCCCAATTACCTTGCGGCGCTGGTTTAGTCCGGTCAATGCGGCCGCAGCGACCGCATTGGTGACCGGCGCCGTCTCGGCCAACAAGGTGCTTCGGCTGCCGGATCCCACCCCGCAACCGCTGACCGCCTGGCACGCGCTGGACCCCGAGATCGTTTACTCGCGACTGGCAGGCGGCGCACGACCGTTGGCCGTCGAGCCTGGTACCCCGGATTGGCGACGCCGTCTCGACGACTTGTCCTACACCAGGGCGTTGTCGCCGCTGCGTAAACCCGCAACCAACCTGGCTCGGCTGGCGGCCGCGACCCGGCATGAGCTCGCCGACCCGCTGACTCCCATCCTGGCCGTCGGGGCAGCTGCGTCAGCGATTGTTGGCAGCAATGTCGACGCCCTTTTGGTCGCGGGCGTGATGACCGTCAACGCGATTACCGGTGGCGTGCAACGGTTGCGGGCCGAGGCGGCTGCCGCCGAGCTGTTCGCCGAGCAGGACCAGTTGGTGCGCCGCGTCGTTGTCCCGGCGGTGGCGACGACGCGGCGTCGATTGGAGGCGGCACAGCACGCCACCCGGACGGTCACGGTGTCCGCCAAGTCGCTGCGGCCCGGCGATGTGATCGACCTGGCCGCGCCGGAAGTGGTGCCGGCGGATGCCCGCGTGTTAGTGGCCGAGGACCTCGAAGTCGATGAGTCGTTGCTCACCGGGGAGTCGTTGCCAGTGGACAAGCGAGTGGACCCCGTCGCCGTCAACGACGCCGATCGGGCCAGCATGCTGTTCGAAGGCAGCGCGATCGTGGCAGGACGTGCCCGCGCGATCGTGGTGGCCACCGGGGTCGGCACCGCCGCGCACCGCGCGATCTCGGCGGTCGCCGATGTGGAAACGTCGGCCGGAGTGCAAGCACGGCTGCGGGAGCTGACCAGCAAGGTCCTTCCGCTGACGCTGGCCGGTGGCGCCGCGGTGACGGGTTTGGCTTTGCTGCGCCGCGCATCACTGCGTCAAGCAGTCGCCGATGGTGTCGCAATCGCCGTGGCCGCCGTCCCGGAAGGCCTGCCCTTGGTGGCCACCCTCTCCCAGCTCGCCGCGGCCCAGCGTTTGACGGCGAGGGGTGCGCTGGTCCGCTCGCCCCGCACTATCGAAGCCCTGGGCCGCGTCGACACTATATGTTTCGACAAGACCGGCACGCTCACCGAGAATCGGCTGCGCGTCGTCTGCGCGGTGCCGAGCACGAGTAGGCCACACGATCCGCTTCCCGACACCACCGATCCGCGCTCTGCTGCGGTGCTGCGGGACGCCGCGCGGGCGTCCACCCAACCGCACGACGGGCAGGGCCACGCGCACGCCACCGACGAGGCGATCCTCACGGCAGCGAGTTCGCTTAACGGCCATACCGATTCGGACTGGACGCTGCTCGCCGAGGTACCGTTCGAGTCCAGCCGCGGCTACGCTGCGGCAATCGGAACCACCGGCAATGGTAAGGCGCCGATGCTGATGCTCAAGGGTGCTCCGGAAAAGATCCTGCCGCGTTGCCGGTTCGCCGATCCGGAAGCCGACGTTTCGCATGCCGAGTCCTTGGTGCACAACCTCGCCAAGCAAGGCCTACGCGTTCTGGCTGTGGCGCAACGCTTCTGGGACCACGACACCACCGACGATGACGACACCGATGCCGAAGCCGTTGACGCTGCCGCGCATGACCTCGAGCTGATCGGCTATATCGGACTAGCGGACACCGCACGGCCATCCTCACGTCCGTTGATCGAAGCGTTGGTGGACGCCAAACGCAACGTCGTGCTGATCACCGGCGACCACCCCATCACCGCACGGGCCATCGCCGGCCAGTTGGGCCTGCCACCGGATGCGCGGGTAGTGACCGGCGCCGAACTTATCGGCCTCGACGAGGACGCATGCGCCAAACTTGCCGCTGACGTACAGGTCTTCGCCCGGGTCAGCCCGGAACAAAAGGTGCAGATTGTGGCGGCGTTGCAGCGCTGCGGGCGAGTGACGGCGATGGTCGGTGACGGCGCCAACGACGCCGCCGCCATCCGGATGGCCGACGTGGGCATCGGGGTGAGCGGTCGCGGTTCTTCAGCCGCCCGCGGCGCCGCCGACATCGTCTTGACCGACGACGATCTGGGTGTATTGCTCGATGCCCTGGTCGAAGGCCGCAGCATGTGGGCGGGCGTGCGTGACGCGGTCACGATTCTGGTCGGCGGCAATGTCGGCGAAGTTGTCTTTACCATCATCGGGACGGCGTTCGGCGCTGGACGAGCGCCGGTGGGGACCCGTCAACTGCTGTTGGTGAACCTACTCACCGATATGTTCCCCGCGCTGGCGGTCGCCGTTACCTCGCAATACGAAGAACCCGACGAGGACGAATATCAAACCGACGACGAAGCGCGACGAACACACCAACGCGAGGTACTGACCGGGCCTACACCCTCGCTCGACGCGCCGCTGATGCGCCAGATCGTCAGCCGCGGCGTGGTCACGGCCGCCGGCGCAACCGCGGCCTGGGCCATCGGACGCTGGACGCCAGGAACCGAACGACGAACGGCAACAATGGGATTGACCGCATTGGTGACGACGCAGCTGGCGCAGACCCTGCTCGCACGACGCCACAGCCCGCTCGTCGTGGCAACCGCCCTGGGCAGCGCGGGTGTCTTAATCGGCATCATTCAAACCCCGGTGATCAGCCAGTTTTTCGGGTGCACACCGCTTGGTCCGGTCGCCTGGTCAGGCGTGATTACTGCCACGGCAGGAGCCACCGCAGTCTCGGTACTGGCACCCCAGTGGTTAAACAAAGCTGTCGGTATCGTGCAACCCGATCAAGAGTGA
- a CDS encoding AMP-binding protein, producing the protein MLTDSVVTTAARALLHSGLLGLPAPTAVPRLVRAVCRGGTNLYTLLAIAAARWPERTAVIDDDGALPYRELQSKTESLARELVCDGVGTGQPVGIMCRNGRNFVAAVFAAALVGSDVVLVNTEFRADALAGALSTHQIGTMFADLEFAEQIRGIDEYITVIDPATVNTQQGVKRPKVAPSGRVVLLTSGTTGTPKGVPRMPRMYSGVGVGVTILERTRLRVGSRIAVAVPMFHGFGLGMLMLTVGLGGTVLTHRRFDAEATLAQASLQRADAMSVVPIMLARILDLPRPVRARNPVPSLRVVLSSGDRLDPSLARRFMDAYGDILYNAYGSTEVGIGALATPAELRHAPETVGRPVAGCPVRIFDSSDRPVGPHVTGRIFVGGELTSQGCTAGSVVGEAKAVIDQMIGTGDIGYFDNSGRLYIVGREDDMIVSAGENIYPRALENALAEHPGIAENAVVGVPDEQFGQRLAAFIVLRPQSVIDELEIREYLKGKVSRFEQPRDIRLVDSIPRNPAGKVLRTELTN; encoded by the coding sequence ATGTTGACCGACAGCGTGGTCACTACCGCGGCCCGGGCATTGCTGCACTCCGGATTGCTTGGTCTGCCCGCCCCGACCGCCGTGCCGCGGCTGGTCCGCGCGGTGTGTCGAGGCGGCACAAATCTGTACACCCTGCTGGCCATTGCGGCGGCTCGCTGGCCGGAACGCACCGCGGTCATCGACGACGACGGCGCGCTGCCCTACCGCGAGCTGCAGTCGAAGACCGAATCGCTGGCCCGCGAGCTGGTCTGCGATGGTGTTGGAACGGGCCAGCCGGTGGGGATCATGTGCCGCAATGGACGCAATTTTGTTGCGGCGGTTTTTGCCGCCGCCCTGGTGGGTTCCGACGTGGTGCTGGTGAACACCGAATTTCGCGCCGATGCGCTTGCGGGCGCGTTGAGTACGCACCAGATCGGAACCATGTTCGCCGACTTGGAATTTGCCGAACAGATACGCGGGATCGACGAGTACATCACGGTGATTGACCCGGCAACCGTAAACACCCAACAGGGCGTCAAGCGGCCCAAGGTCGCGCCGTCGGGACGAGTCGTCCTGCTTACCTCGGGCACGACGGGAACACCCAAGGGAGTGCCACGCATGCCCCGAATGTACTCGGGCGTGGGCGTCGGCGTGACAATTCTCGAGCGCACCCGGCTGCGGGTCGGATCGCGAATCGCGGTGGCGGTGCCGATGTTTCACGGGTTTGGACTCGGCATGCTGATGCTGACCGTCGGCCTGGGTGGCACGGTGTTGACCCATCGGCGCTTCGACGCCGAAGCCACACTCGCGCAGGCGTCGTTGCAGCGCGCCGACGCCATGAGCGTGGTCCCGATCATGCTGGCGCGCATCCTCGACCTGCCCCGACCGGTGCGAGCCCGCAACCCCGTGCCGTCCCTGCGGGTGGTGCTGTCCAGCGGCGACCGGCTCGATCCCAGCTTGGCGCGTCGGTTTATGGATGCTTACGGCGACATCCTCTACAACGCCTACGGCTCAACCGAAGTCGGCATCGGCGCGCTGGCGACACCGGCCGAACTACGGCATGCCCCGGAAACCGTGGGGAGGCCGGTCGCGGGATGCCCGGTACGCATCTTCGACAGCAGCGACAGGCCCGTCGGGCCGCACGTGACCGGACGCATCTTCGTCGGCGGTGAACTGACATCCCAGGGCTGCACAGCCGGCTCGGTCGTGGGAGAAGCCAAAGCCGTCATTGACCAGATGATCGGCACCGGCGACATAGGCTATTTCGACAATTCGGGCAGGCTATACATCGTCGGCCGCGAGGACGACATGATCGTGTCGGCGGGCGAGAACATTTATCCGCGTGCGCTGGAAAACGCGCTCGCCGAGCACCCCGGCATCGCCGAGAACGCGGTCGTCGGTGTCCCCGACGAGCAGTTCGGGCAACGACTGGCCGCGTTTATCGTGCTACGGCCGCAGAGCGTCATCGACGAGCTGGAGATACGGGAGTACTTGAAGGGCAAGGTGTCTCGCTTTGAACAGCCCAGAGATATTCGCCTTGTCGATAGCATTCCGCGCAATCCCGCCGGCAAGGTGCTGCGCACGGAGTTGACCAACTAA
- a CDS encoding AMP-binding protein, which yields MADIDFSLLDVPRSVPVDDPEAYLRTAIAWHFGEDTGCRFWLRTAQTLHFDPLTDVKVFTDLRLFPNLVHELRRVPVEDLIPRGYEFPGSAGSRAPLPQVFESGGTTGAPKRTVQMPDWIAQVVQWQTEDFAAGGFLAGQGFLCLMPSGPHGVGYFSRLVSERLGSVFHPIDIDPRWVKKLAARNAAVDVAAYIDHVIEQAVFILQTQNVANLHTTPPLLEAIARNDQVVDLVNKKIRYLLLSGAHVDTDTLDVLRNIFPTITITMAFGSTMVLSQAVTRTTDDDSFVFDPRTPYVVFWVVDPDTGEQVPYGQVGQVVMNHISKGMFIPNNLERDKAVRMLGPARQFSDSVSEVRSVPSFEGEPVIEGVY from the coding sequence ATGGCCGATATCGATTTTTCGCTGTTGGACGTCCCGAGATCGGTGCCAGTTGACGACCCCGAGGCCTACTTGCGCACCGCGATCGCCTGGCACTTCGGCGAGGACACCGGTTGCCGGTTCTGGTTGCGCACCGCGCAGACGCTGCACTTCGACCCGCTGACCGACGTTAAGGTATTCACCGATCTGCGCTTATTTCCCAACCTCGTGCATGAATTGCGACGTGTGCCGGTCGAAGATCTCATTCCACGCGGCTACGAATTCCCGGGCTCCGCAGGATCTCGAGCGCCGTTGCCGCAGGTATTCGAATCCGGTGGCACCACGGGCGCTCCGAAACGCACTGTGCAAATGCCGGATTGGATTGCGCAAGTGGTCCAGTGGCAAACCGAGGACTTCGCCGCGGGTGGTTTTCTGGCAGGTCAGGGCTTCTTGTGTTTGATGCCCAGCGGCCCGCACGGTGTCGGCTATTTCTCACGCCTGGTTTCCGAACGGCTTGGCTCGGTGTTCCATCCGATCGACATAGATCCCCGCTGGGTTAAGAAGCTCGCCGCCCGTAACGCTGCCGTGGACGTGGCGGCATACATCGACCACGTGATCGAGCAGGCAGTGTTCATTCTGCAGACCCAGAATGTCGCGAATTTGCACACCACCCCGCCGCTGCTTGAGGCAATTGCACGCAACGACCAAGTAGTGGACTTGGTAAACAAGAAGATTCGCTACCTGCTGCTCAGCGGCGCGCATGTAGATACCGACACGCTCGACGTGCTGCGCAACATCTTCCCGACCATCACGATCACCATGGCGTTCGGGAGCACCATGGTTCTTTCGCAAGCGGTCACCCGAACTACCGACGATGACTCGTTCGTTTTCGACCCGCGGACACCCTACGTGGTGTTCTGGGTGGTGGATCCCGACACCGGAGAACAAGTGCCATACGGCCAGGTTGGCCAGGTGGTGATGAACCACATCAGCAAGGGAATGTTCATTCCGAACAACCTGGAGCGCGATAAGGCGGTCCGGATGCTTGGGCCCGCAAGGCAATTCAGCGATTCGGTGAGTGAGGTACGGTCGGTGCCTTCCTTCGAGGGCGAGCCCGTCATCGAAGGTGTGTACTGA